From Rutidosis leptorrhynchoides isolate AG116_Rl617_1_P2 chromosome 3, CSIRO_AGI_Rlap_v1, whole genome shotgun sequence, a single genomic window includes:
- the LOC139899806 gene encoding pentatricopeptide repeat-containing protein At2g39620-like — MKRINLFQTFSHHNLHPKHLNFISKTFHDFPSQIPFNDYHHIISFISTAKTLDHLLQIHTQLVVTGFAHSNYTNSHLIQSYSSFKKINLSRLVFNSTSYPNVILCNSMIKAHIRSKQYQEAVIIYNKMVNNDEFKVQPDKYTYTYVLKACTLLLDIEKGVLIHEEIVKNRLEYDLYIGTGLIDMYSKCGQLMRAREVFDKMPERDVAVWNAMVAGLSQSSDFGQAVEVFRNMQFDGGVEPNSVSLLNLFPAVCKLSSVRLCKCLHGYVTRRRFPNNVVNGLIDVYSKCERTDIAYRVFELMQNPDDVSWGTMMAGFSLNGCHYEVLELFDLMMSSGLNVNIVSVVSALSAAGEIRDLETGKSIHECVKKNRFDSDIRVCTPLITMYAKCGEFEKARDLFHNLSGKDMVAWSAIISAFTQSGYYEEAISLFRDMQFTGFEPSMVTIVGVLPACAELCCKKPACAELCCKKLGKSLHCYSIKKGINSDMSIETSLVAMYAKCDDFKSAICVFERMFYKEVVAWNALINQYAQIGEANLAVNMFCRLRLTDVDPDPGTIVGVVTSLAHLADFNIGTMVHGLVMKYGFDSDCHVNNALIDMYAKTGNLAYAELLFGLTEIKDQVMWNVMIGAYTRNGYAQKSVSMFHQMKFEGFQPGLVTFVSVLPAIAYLADMKEGTSLHAAIVRTGLLSHTTIGNGLIDMYSKCGRVDYAVAVFDEIKDKDTVSWNVMLAAYALNGLVNCAFEFFNLMQDNVVEIDSVSFLSMLSACRHAGLVEEGKKVFNLMKRKYCIEPKLEHYACMVDLLGRAGLFDEILRLIESMPMEPDAGVWGGLLGACQMHCNVKFGELALDNLVKLETVNQAHYVVLSSIYAELGRWADAKRLRMRMFDTGVKKTPGCSWLLILYTFTCSNLKDMSRCSLASYSCESCGHLQVLFSDVGDLKRYSVNCDRSGRSKGTAVVAFVRQSDADLEKYRLEAMHIN, encoded by the exons ATGAAACGAATCAATCTCTTCCAAACATTCAGTCATCATAACTTACATCCAAAACACCTTAATTTCATCTCCAAAACCTTTCATGATTTCCCTTCACAAATTCCCTTCAACGATTACCACCATATAATCAGTTTCATCTCCACAGCTAAAACCCTAGACCACCTTCTTCAAATCCACACCCAATTAGTAGTCACAGGCTTCGCACACAGCAATTATACAAACTCCCATCTCATACAATCATACTCATCCTTCAAAAAAATCAATCTTTCTCGATTAGTATTTAATTCAACATCATATCCAAATGTTATATTATGTAATTCAATGATTAAAGCACATATAAGATCAAAACAATATCAAGAAGCTGTAATTATATACAATAAAATGGTAAATAATGATGAATTTAAAGTACAGCCTGACAAGTACACTTATACATATGTACTTAAAGCTTGTACTTTGCTTTTGGATATTGAAAAGGGTGTTTTGATTCATGAAGAGATTGTTAAAAATAGGTTAGAATATGATCTCTACATTGGGACTGGACTTATAGATATGTACAGTAAATGTGGGCAGTTGATGCGTGCACGTgaagtgtttgataaaatgcctGAGAGAGACGTAGCTGTGTGGAATGCCATGGTGGCGGGGTTATCGCAAAGTTCCGATTTCGGGCAGGCAGTTGAGGTTTTTCGGAATATGCAGTTTGATGGTGGGGTCGAGCCGAATAGTGTTAGTTTGTTAAATTTGTTTCCTGCAGTTTGTAAGCTATCAAGTGTTAGATTGTGCAAGTGTCTTCATGGGTATGTAACTAGGAGACGTTTTCCAAACAATGTTGTGAATGGATTGATTGATGTGTACTCCAAATGTGAAAGAACTGATATCGCTTATCGGGTATTTGAACTCATGCAAAATCCAGACGATGTTTCATGGGGTACAATGATGGCTGGATTTTCGCTCAATGGGTGTCACTATGAAGTCCTGGAATTATTCGATCTGATGATGAGCAGTGGTCTAAACGTAAATATTGTATCAGTTGTTAGTGCTTTATCAGCAGCTGGTGAAATAAGAGATCTAGAAACAGGAAAAAGTATTCATGAATGTGTGAAGAAAAACAGGTTTGATTCTGATATTCGTGTGTGTACACCTCTTATAACAATGTATGCAAAATGTGGAGAGTTTGAAAAGGCACGAGATTTATTTCATAATCTTTCTGGTAAAGATATGGTTGCTTGGTCTGCAATTATATCAGCATTTACACAATCTGGTTATTATGAAGAAGCGATTTCCTTATTTCGTGATATGCAGTTTACAGGATTTGAACCAAGTATGGTAACAATAGTTGGTGTTCTTCCTGCTTGTGCAGAGTTATGCTGCAAAAAACCTGCTTGTGCAGAGTTATGCTGCAAAAAACTAGGAAAAAGTTTACattgttattcaattaaaaaaggaATTAACTCTGATATGTCTATAGAAACGTCACTTGTTGCCATGTATGCTAAATGTGATGACTTTAAATCAGCAATATGTGTTTTTGAGCGAATGTTTTATAAAGAAGTTGTGGCATGGAATGCTTTAATTAATCAGTATGCTCAAATTGGTGAGGCTAATCTTGCGGTTAACATGTTTTGTAGATTAAGGTTAACCGATGTGGACCCTGACCCGGGTACCATTGTGGGTGTGGTTACATCGTTGGCCCATTTAGCCGATTTTAACATTGGAACCATGGTTCATGGATTAGTTATGAAATATGGGTTTGATTCTGATTGTCATGTTAACAATGCTCTTATTGATATGTACGCGAAAACCGGGAATCTTGCTTATGCTGAACTTTTGTTCGGTTTAACTGAAATTAAAGATCAAGTTATGTGGAATGTTATGATTGGTGCGTATACTCGAAACGGGTATGCTCAAAAATCTGTTTCTATGTTTCATCAAATGAAATTTGAAGGTTTTCAACCTGGTTTAGTCACATTTGTGAGTGTACTACCTGCAATTGCTTACTTGGCAGACATGAAAGAAGGTACATCGTTGCACGCTGCGATAGTCCGCACAGGATTGCTCTCTCATACCACTATTGGAAACGGGTTGATCGACATGTACTCAAAATGCGGGCGTGTTGATTATGCAGTGGctgtttttgatgaaattaagGATAAGGATACAGTTTCTTGGAATGTAATGCTGGCTGCATACGCATTAAACGGGCTTGTGAATTGTGCATTTGAGTTTTTTAATCTTATGCAAGATAATGTTGTTGAAATCGACTCAGTGTCGTTTTTGAGCATGTTATCTGCTTGTAGACATGCTGGTTTAGTTGAAGAGGGAAAAAAAGTGTTTAATTTAATGAAAAGGAAATATTGTATTGAGCCAAAGTTGGAACATTATGCTTGTATGGTAGATTTGCTAGGACGAGCGGGTTTGTTTGATGAAATATTAAGGTTAATTGAGTCGATGCCAATGGAACCAGATGCGGGAGTTTGGGGTGGGTTATTGGGTGCGTGTCAAATGCATTGTAATGTGAAGTTTGGTGAGTTAGCTTTAGATAATCTTGTGAAGTTAGAGACGGTTAATCAAGCTCATTATGTGGTTTTATCGAGTATTTATGCAGAATTGGGCCGATGGGCTGATGCTAAAAGGTTGAGGATGAGAATGTTTGATACGGGAGTTAAGAAAACTCCAGGGTGTAGTTGG ttgctGATTCTTTACACCTTCACCTGTAGCAA TTTGAAAGATATGTCAAGATGT TCTTTAGCATCATACTCATGTGAGTCATGTGGCCATCTGCAGGTGCTGTTTTCTGATGTTGGAGACTTGAAACGTTACTCAGTCAATTGTGATAGAAGTGGAAGATCAAAG GGAACTGCAGTGGTTGCGTTTGTTCGCCAATCAGATGCTGATTTGGAGAAATATCGTCTAGAAGCAATGCATATAAACTAG